One window of the Emcibacter sp. genome contains the following:
- a CDS encoding DUF874 family protein, whose amino-acid sequence MKNITTSLIATSLALSFSLSVAGYALADSHKKPSNPGQEKKTEMMMEKEKMEAEKELTKQEKERIKAEKEKMKAEKKKVKAEKEKMKAEQERVKAEKEEMEMKMKKEGDDN is encoded by the coding sequence ATGAAAAATATTACTACGAGCCTGATTGCGACCTCACTTGCCCTTTCCTTTAGCCTTTCCGTCGCCGGTTATGCTCTTGCCGACAGCCACAAAAAGCCTAGTAATCCCGGTCAGGAAAAAAAGACCGAGATGATGATGGAAAAAGAAAAAATGGAGGCTGAAAAAGAGCTGACCAAGCAGGAAAAAGAACGCATCAAGGCTGAAAAGGAAAAGATGAAGGCCGAGAAGAAAAAGGTCAAAGCCGAGAAAGAAAAAATGAAGGCTGAGCAGGAACGTGTGAAAGCCGAAAAAGAAGAAATGGAAATGAAGATGAAAAAAGAAGGGGACGACAACTAG